One genomic segment of Caldimonas brevitalea includes these proteins:
- a CDS encoding MBL fold metallo-hydrolase: MLRYHTVPVTAFQQNCSIVWCDTTHRAAIVDPGGDLPRLRAEVERLGLQLEQIWLTHAHIDHAGGAGQLARELGLPIVGPHEGDRFWIDALPQQSKMFGFPVSEGFTPTRWLHDGDTVNVGECSLQVRHCPGHTPGHVVFFSPEAGRAFVGDVLFEGSIGRTDFPGGDHQTLIDSITQRLWPMGDDVVFVPGHGPESSFGAERRTNPFVRGT, translated from the coding sequence ATGCTGCGCTACCACACCGTCCCCGTCACGGCCTTCCAGCAGAACTGTTCCATCGTCTGGTGTGACACCACCCACCGCGCCGCGATCGTCGATCCTGGGGGCGATTTGCCCCGTTTGCGGGCCGAGGTTGAGCGCCTCGGCCTGCAGCTCGAACAAATCTGGCTGACCCACGCCCACATCGACCACGCCGGGGGTGCCGGGCAGCTCGCGCGCGAGCTGGGCCTGCCCATCGTCGGGCCGCACGAGGGCGACCGGTTCTGGATCGACGCGTTGCCGCAGCAGTCCAAGATGTTCGGCTTTCCGGTCAGCGAAGGGTTCACGCCGACGCGCTGGCTGCACGACGGCGACACGGTGAACGTCGGCGAGTGCAGCCTGCAGGTGCGTCACTGTCCCGGCCACACGCCAGGCCACGTGGTGTTCTTCTCGCCCGAAGCGGGGCGCGCCTTCGTCGGCGACGTGCTGTTCGAAGGCAGCATCGGGCGCACCGACTTCCCCGGCGGCGACCACCAGACGCTGATCGACTCGATCACGCAGAGGCTGTGGCCGATGGGCGACGACGTCGTGTTCGTGCCGGGCCACGGGCCCGAAAGCAGCTTCGGCGCCGAGCGGCGCACCAACCCCTTCGTGCGTGGGACCTGA
- the ribB gene encoding 3,4-dihydroxy-2-butanone-4-phosphate synthase yields the protein MSSTVLSPSAPDTAAGHPEPAAWQPLPAHWRAALHALRRGDPLLVTDDEDRENEADLIAAADTLREDTMVRMIRDGSGIVCLCLDPDTVDRLGLPPMSLHNESRYGTAFTVSIEARLGVSTGVSARDRMTTIAAALGRAPGGVASPGHVFPLRAARGGLVERRGHTEAAVDLARAAGLSPAGVLCELMNPDGTMAKGEQVRQYAVAQGLVLLSMDEAVALAAALLPG from the coding sequence ATGAGTTCAACCGTCTTGTCCCCTTCTGCGCCGGACACTGCCGCCGGCCACCCCGAACCCGCCGCCTGGCAGCCGCTGCCGGCCCACTGGCGGGCCGCCCTGCACGCCTTGCGGCGCGGCGACCCGCTGCTCGTCACCGACGACGAGGACCGCGAGAACGAGGCCGACTTGATCGCTGCCGCCGACACCCTGCGCGAGGACACCATGGTGCGCATGATCCGCGACGGCAGCGGCATCGTGTGCCTGTGCCTCGACCCGGACACCGTCGACCGGCTCGGCCTGCCGCCCATGAGCTTGCACAACGAGAGCCGCTACGGCACTGCGTTCACCGTCTCGATCGAGGCGCGGCTGGGGGTCAGCACCGGCGTCAGCGCGCGCGACCGCATGACCACCATCGCCGCGGCGCTGGGCCGTGCGCCGGGCGGAGTCGCCAGCCCGGGCCATGTGTTCCCGCTGCGAGCCGCGCGTGGTGGGTTGGTGGAGCGCCGCGGCCACACCGAGGCCGCCGTCGACTTGGCGCGTGCCGCCGGCCTGTCGCCCGCGGGCGTGCTGTGCGAGTTGATGAACCCGGACGGCACGATGGCCAAGGGCGAGCAGGTGCGCCAGTACGCGGTGGCACAGGGCCTGGTGCTGCTGTCGATGGACGAGGCGGTGGCCTTGGCCGCCGCGCTATTGCCCGGCTGA
- a CDS encoding SWIB/MDM2 domain-containing protein, translating to MATAKKAPAKKAAAKKAPAKKAAPAKKAPVAKKAAPAKKAAPAKKAAAPAKKAAAKKAAPAKKAATKTAKPKTKRTPNAAFMKAMTPSPALAAIIGDKPLPRTEVTKKVWDYIKKNKLQDAENKRMINADGKLKEVFKKGQVSMFEMTKLISAQLS from the coding sequence ATGGCAACTGCGAAGAAAGCTCCCGCCAAAAAGGCGGCAGCGAAGAAGGCCCCGGCCAAGAAGGCCGCTCCGGCAAAGAAGGCACCGGTCGCGAAGAAGGCAGCCCCCGCAAAGAAGGCGGCTCCGGCGAAGAAGGCAGCGGCTCCGGCCAAGAAGGCCGCCGCGAAGAAGGCAGCCCCCGCCAAGAAGGCCGCCACCAAGACCGCAAAGCCCAAGACCAAGCGCACGCCGAACGCCGCCTTCATGAAGGCGATGACCCCGAGCCCCGCGCTGGCCGCGATCATCGGCGACAAGCCGCTGCCTCGCACCGAAGTGACCAAGAAGGTCTGGGACTACATCAAGAAGAACAAGCTGCAAGACGCAGAGAACAAGCGCATGATCAACGCCGACGGCAAGCTCAAGGAAGTCTTCAAGAAGGGCCAGGTGTCGATGTTCGAGATGACCAAGCTGATCAGCGCTCAGCTGTCGTAA
- a CDS encoding M48 family metallopeptidase: protein MRFQPVHHCAMCAALAAVNAEAVPDAPVQPARRLFTGALLAAGASAALPAFAQGIDVGKQSQFSKLVPAEDVEAAATQQYGEMLKQARAQNALGPDNHPQVVRLREIAKRLVPFSDEWNPRARQWKWEVNLIGSKQLNAFCMPGGKIAFYSGILQQLKLNDDEVAQIMGHEIAHALREHARERMGKTAATRIGAGLLSSLLGLGNTGDALLNMGGQLLTLKFSREDESEADLVGMDVAARGGYNPHAGVSLWRKMMAASKGAPPQFLSTHPAGDTRIRDIESNMPRVLPLYERAPKPERRFDPA from the coding sequence ATGAGATTCCAACCCGTCCACCACTGTGCGATGTGTGCGGCCCTCGCTGCCGTGAACGCCGAGGCGGTGCCCGATGCACCCGTCCAGCCGGCTCGCCGGCTGTTCACCGGGGCCTTGCTGGCCGCCGGTGCGAGCGCAGCGCTGCCGGCCTTCGCGCAGGGCATCGACGTCGGCAAGCAATCGCAGTTCTCGAAGCTGGTGCCGGCCGAGGACGTCGAGGCGGCCGCGACGCAGCAATACGGCGAGATGCTGAAGCAGGCCCGGGCGCAGAACGCGCTCGGCCCCGACAACCATCCGCAGGTGGTGCGGCTGCGCGAGATCGCCAAGCGTTTGGTGCCGTTCTCGGACGAATGGAACCCGCGCGCGCGCCAGTGGAAGTGGGAGGTCAACCTGATCGGCTCCAAGCAGCTGAACGCGTTCTGCATGCCGGGCGGCAAGATCGCCTTCTACAGCGGCATCCTGCAGCAGCTCAAGCTCAACGACGACGAGGTGGCGCAGATCATGGGCCACGAGATCGCGCACGCGCTGCGCGAACATGCGCGCGAGCGCATGGGCAAGACCGCGGCGACCCGCATCGGTGCCGGGCTGCTGAGCAGCCTGCTCGGGCTGGGCAACACCGGCGACGCGCTGCTCAACATGGGTGGGCAGTTGCTGACGCTGAAATTCAGCCGCGAAGACGAGTCCGAGGCCGACCTGGTCGGCATGGACGTGGCGGCGCGCGGCGGCTACAACCCCCACGCCGGTGTGTCGCTATGGCGCAAGATGATGGCCGCCAGCAAAGGCGCGCCGCCGCAGTTCCTCTCGACCCACCCGGCCGGCGACACCCGCATCCGCGACATCGAAAGCAACATGCCGCGCGTGTTGCCGCTGTATGAGCGCGCCCCGAAACCGGAACGGCGCTTCGACCCCGCGTGA
- a CDS encoding Fe2+-dependent dioxygenase, with protein MLLRLPTVLTSDEVRHARTLLDNAPWDDGRVTAGTQSAQVKNNRQLPQDHTITRELQAMVLEGLKRHKLFFTAALPQHVFPPLFNRYAGEANAFGNHIDNAVRFIHGSGERLRTDVSCTLFLSDPAEYDGGELVIEDTYGTQAVKLPAGDMVIYPSSSVHRVEPVTRGARLASFFWVQSMVRSDEQRRLLFDLDMSILNLREAHGDTPAVVRLTGTYHNLLRMWADA; from the coding sequence ATGCTGCTGCGCCTCCCCACCGTCCTGACCTCCGATGAAGTCCGCCATGCGCGCACCTTGCTCGACAACGCTCCCTGGGACGATGGCCGGGTCACGGCCGGCACCCAGTCGGCCCAGGTGAAGAACAACCGGCAACTGCCGCAGGATCACACGATCACCCGCGAGCTGCAGGCAATGGTGCTGGAGGGCCTCAAGCGGCATAAGCTGTTCTTCACCGCCGCGCTGCCGCAGCACGTGTTTCCGCCGCTGTTCAACCGCTATGCGGGCGAAGCCAACGCCTTCGGCAACCACATCGACAACGCGGTGCGCTTCATCCACGGCAGCGGTGAGCGCTTGCGTACCGACGTCTCCTGCACGCTGTTCCTGTCCGACCCGGCGGAGTACGACGGTGGTGAACTGGTGATCGAGGACACCTACGGCACCCAGGCCGTGAAGCTGCCGGCTGGCGACATGGTGATCTATCCGTCGTCCAGCGTGCACCGGGTCGAGCCGGTCACGCGGGGCGCGCGCCTGGCCAGTTTCTTCTGGGTGCAGAGCATGGTGCGCAGCGACGAACAGCGGCGTTTGCTGTTCGACCTCGACATGAGCATCCTCAACCTGCGCGAGGCGCACGGCGACACACCCGCCGTGGTGCGCCTCACCGGCACCTATCACAACCTGTTGCGGATGTGGGCCGACGCCTGA
- a CDS encoding MFS transporter produces the protein MTAPDTATPPVPVYRRKLFWVALLYFSEGLPLGIFYDIFPVYFRQRGVDLADIGLLSLLGLAWTVKFLWAPAVDWTRHHRWWISAANLGMALVMWGFAGSFGFGPLVWVAIGLFTVLSATNDIATDGYTIELLDKREYGLANGLRIGFYRVGMLAAGVVLMVSGWFGWAEAYLVGGAVFALNGLLVLAAPREAPRERPAGAGVGKEFALLKDQPQWVLALALVLVGLLWPALPPLAGALDWHGLEQVGKAWWFRGAIPVALMFAGAGLMVHAAQGPRADAMREGPVFGAWVELLSRPGMLAMLLFILLFKLGDAAMGFMVKPFWVDAGFSNQQIGLVSVMFGLVLSIAGGLLGGWYVDRVGIFRGLWVLGLWQAASNLGYALAAWKVNEMTAQGVGPSASMAADYSLWWQATTAGGWREWGDQARALAGLLGASLTSLNPVDGSVYAASALESFTGGLGTGAFLAFLMSLTHRAKATTEYAILSSIFAFSRAVAGWAGGIGAQEIGFAAYFFLTFWLSFPAYLLLPQVRRMLEQQDIKEV, from the coding sequence ATGACCGCACCCGACACCGCGACGCCTCCCGTGCCCGTCTACCGACGTAAGCTGTTCTGGGTCGCGCTGCTCTACTTCTCGGAAGGCTTGCCGCTCGGCATCTTCTACGACATCTTCCCGGTCTATTTCCGCCAGCGCGGCGTCGACCTGGCCGACATCGGGCTGCTGAGCCTGCTCGGGCTCGCCTGGACGGTCAAGTTCCTGTGGGCCCCGGCGGTCGACTGGACCCGTCACCACCGCTGGTGGATCAGCGCCGCCAACCTCGGCATGGCGCTGGTGATGTGGGGGTTTGCCGGCAGCTTCGGCTTCGGGCCGCTGGTGTGGGTGGCGATCGGCCTGTTCACGGTGCTGTCGGCCACCAACGACATCGCCACCGACGGCTACACCATCGAGCTGCTCGACAAGCGCGAGTACGGCCTCGCCAACGGCCTGCGCATCGGCTTCTACCGCGTCGGCATGCTGGCCGCCGGGGTGGTGCTGATGGTGTCGGGCTGGTTCGGCTGGGCCGAGGCCTATCTGGTGGGCGGCGCCGTGTTCGCCCTCAACGGCCTGCTGGTGCTTGCGGCGCCGCGCGAGGCACCGCGGGAGCGGCCGGCCGGGGCCGGGGTCGGCAAAGAGTTCGCGTTGTTGAAAGACCAGCCGCAGTGGGTGCTCGCCTTGGCGCTGGTGCTGGTCGGGCTGCTGTGGCCCGCCTTGCCGCCACTGGCAGGGGCGTTGGACTGGCACGGCCTCGAGCAGGTGGGCAAGGCCTGGTGGTTCCGTGGTGCGATCCCGGTGGCGTTGATGTTCGCCGGCGCCGGGCTGATGGTGCATGCCGCGCAAGGCCCGCGCGCGGACGCAATGCGCGAGGGCCCGGTGTTCGGCGCCTGGGTCGAGCTGCTGTCGCGCCCCGGCATGCTGGCGATGCTGTTGTTCATCCTGCTGTTCAAGCTGGGCGACGCCGCGATGGGGTTCATGGTCAAGCCCTTCTGGGTCGACGCCGGCTTCTCCAATCAGCAGATCGGCCTGGTCAGCGTGATGTTCGGGCTGGTGCTGTCGATCGCCGGCGGTCTGCTGGGCGGCTGGTATGTCGACCGCGTCGGCATCTTCCGCGGGCTGTGGGTGCTGGGGCTGTGGCAGGCCGCGTCCAACCTCGGCTATGCGCTGGCGGCCTGGAAAGTGAACGAGATGACGGCGCAGGGGGTGGGACCGAGCGCCAGCATGGCCGCCGATTACTCGCTGTGGTGGCAGGCGACCACGGCCGGCGGCTGGCGCGAGTGGGGCGACCAGGCACGCGCGCTGGCAGGGCTGCTGGGGGCGTCGCTGACCAGCCTGAACCCGGTGGATGGGTCGGTCTACGCTGCCAGTGCGCTCGAGAGTTTCACCGGAGGCTTGGGCACCGGGGCCTTCCTGGCGTTCCTGATGTCGTTGACGCACCGCGCCAAGGCGACCACCGAATATGCGATCCTCTCGTCGATTTTTGCCTTCTCGCGGGCGGTGGCGGGATGGGCGGGCGGTATCGGGGCGCAGGAGATCGGCTTCGCGGCCTATTTCTTCCTGACCTTCTGGCTGTCCTTCCCGGCTTACCTGTTGTTGCCGCAAGTGCGGCGCATGCTGGAACAACAAGACATCAAGGAGGTCTGA
- a CDS encoding ribbon-helix-helix domain-containing protein has product MCEIFTRAHPESYESRTRSVRLHGVVTSIRLENLYWEVLDEIGRRDGLSVAQLLERLYDELVRARGEVGNFTSFLRVCALRYMALQVQQRIPNDLAVPLASLDARRVLEHLPESWASPEHVTS; this is encoded by the coding sequence ATGTGCGAGATCTTCACCCGGGCCCACCCGGAGTCCTACGAGTCCAGGACGCGGTCGGTGCGTCTGCACGGCGTGGTCACCAGCATCCGGCTCGAGAACCTGTATTGGGAAGTGCTGGACGAAATCGGCCGCCGCGACGGGCTCAGCGTGGCCCAGCTGCTGGAGCGGCTCTACGACGAGCTGGTGAGGGCGCGCGGCGAGGTCGGCAATTTCACGTCCTTCCTGCGCGTGTGCGCGCTGCGCTACATGGCGCTGCAGGTGCAGCAGCGCATACCGAACGACCTGGCGGTGCCGCTCGCCTCGCTCGATGCGCGGCGCGTGCTCGAGCACCTGCCTGAAAGCTGGGCCAGCCCCGAACACGTGACGTCGTGA
- a CDS encoding DMT family transporter — translation MTERRTHLDPRAVVLLLLCCVLWGLQQIVAKATLPLMAPLAFAALRSALAALLVWAWAGWRGTPMWRADGTLPGGLLAGVVFGLEFICIYLGLGYTDASRLVVLVYLAPFVVAIGMPFITPTEKLSPRQVGGLALGFAAVALAFSDGLGGHPAGSQRWVGDALAVLAALLWGATTLTIRASRLSVAPPEKTLFYQLAVSAVVLAVASAVRGEAWPSVWPPALWASLFFQSVVVAFASYLAWFWLVRHYPATQLSAFTFLTPLFGLLFGWVLLDEVVTPELLLALGGVAAGIWLVNRPRT, via the coding sequence ATGACCGAACGCCGTACCCATCTCGACCCCCGTGCCGTCGTCCTGTTGCTGTTGTGTTGCGTGCTCTGGGGGCTGCAGCAGATCGTCGCCAAGGCCACGCTGCCGTTGATGGCCCCGCTCGCCTTTGCCGCGCTGCGTTCTGCACTCGCGGCGCTGCTCGTCTGGGCCTGGGCCGGGTGGCGTGGGACGCCGATGTGGCGGGCCGACGGCACGCTGCCCGGCGGGCTGCTGGCCGGAGTGGTGTTCGGCCTCGAGTTCATCTGCATCTACCTCGGGCTCGGCTACACCGACGCGTCGCGGCTGGTGGTGCTGGTGTATCTGGCGCCGTTTGTCGTCGCAATCGGGATGCCCTTCATCACGCCGACCGAGAAGCTGTCGCCGCGCCAGGTCGGCGGCCTGGCGCTCGGCTTCGCGGCGGTGGCCCTGGCGTTCAGCGACGGACTGGGCGGCCACCCGGCCGGCAGTCAGCGCTGGGTCGGCGATGCGCTGGCCGTGTTGGCCGCGCTGTTGTGGGGCGCGACCACCTTGACGATACGCGCCAGCCGACTGAGCGTCGCCCCGCCCGAGAAGACGCTGTTCTACCAACTGGCGGTGTCGGCCGTCGTGCTCGCGGTCGCGAGCGCGGTGCGCGGCGAAGCGTGGCCGTCGGTGTGGCCGCCGGCCTTGTGGGCGTCGTTGTTCTTTCAATCGGTGGTGGTGGCCTTCGCCAGCTACCTCGCCTGGTTCTGGTTGGTGCGCCACTATCCGGCCACGCAGTTGTCGGCCTTCACCTTCCTGACGCCGCTGTTCGGCCTGCTGTTCGGGTGGGTCCTGCTGGACGAGGTCGTCACGCCCGAGCTGTTGCTGGCGCTGGGCGGCGTGGCCGCCGGTATCTGGCTGGTGAACCGGCCGCGCACCTGA
- the trxC gene encoding thioredoxin TrxC — translation MLIACPHCQTQNRVPDARLAEDPQCGRCKRALLPGVPLDVTDASFDTVVGKTELPVLVDIWAPWCGPCRAMAPQFEQAARDLKGRALLLKLNSDDNPHTSARLGIRSIPTLLLFEQGQERRRSSGALPARDLVRWVLGR, via the coding sequence ATGCTGATTGCGTGCCCTCACTGCCAGACGCAGAACCGCGTGCCCGACGCCCGCCTGGCGGAAGACCCGCAGTGCGGCCGCTGCAAGCGGGCGTTGTTGCCGGGCGTGCCGCTCGATGTCACCGATGCGAGCTTCGACACGGTGGTCGGCAAGACCGAGCTGCCGGTGCTGGTCGACATCTGGGCGCCCTGGTGCGGCCCGTGCCGGGCGATGGCCCCGCAGTTCGAGCAGGCGGCGCGCGACCTGAAGGGTCGGGCGCTGCTGCTCAAGCTGAACAGCGACGACAACCCGCACACGTCGGCGCGCCTGGGCATCCGCAGCATCCCCACGCTGCTGTTGTTCGAGCAGGGTCAGGAGCGCCGACGCAGCAGCGGCGCCTTGCCGGCGCGCGACCTGGTGCGCTGGGTGCTCGGCCGCTGA
- a CDS encoding TonB-dependent receptor: MTRRKGSSRKAPVASAASSHPAPMARTLAPLGALAAGFGFASLAFAQASTPAAEPKAAALPQVTVKGTAERTGKESYQATTTTAGKGKQELRDIPQSLTVVTEKLMDDKNYDTLKSAMHTVTGIAFEAGEGGAIGDLIRIRGFSARGDIFQDGMRDIAQYNRDTFNQDRIEVLRGSASMLYGRGSTGGIINQVSKQPFLMTEHEVALTAGSDDYYRLTGDFNLKTGEDAALRVNVMKTDAKSFRDGPETDRQGIAPTYRWGIGTADEFSVGFYHLSYDDVPDYGFGWLDGRPVEAAVDRWYGYESDYQKDSANYGFFSWLHRFDNGGEIRTTYRDGRYKRDLWATTSRFQAVAVNPALPLACSYPQGTATISQTSYSDASVVCRGNQTRAAKDRHRFLQTDYSGKANWFGLQHNLLAGAEYAREETTTYTYSFPAGNPKTNTTWGAVGPYAGVPDTRVKARANDFTSDTVGLYAQDTLQLAPQWKLIGGLRFDHFSGDYERANGGPLSRTDNMWSHRIGAIYQPDLYSSYYVSYGTSFNASGDLYQFDDRTANTAPEKSRNFEIGAKWDLYDGNLSLRSSLFRTEKYNERNTDAAEAGPDNYLLNGKRHTDGIEFEAAGRPLPALEIFGGVAYMRGNIDKAGQNNAASVGMDSGLTPRWTGNVWATYRLTPKWRVGIGADGMSDRKPAQGETALNVAPGYVKADAMVEYVTGPYTVKLNVMNLTDKVYADGIYRGHVVPGTTRSAQLTLAAKF; encoded by the coding sequence ATGACCCGTCGTAAAGGTTCGTCGCGCAAGGCGCCCGTGGCCTCGGCTGCTTCTTCTCACCCCGCCCCGATGGCGCGCACGCTGGCGCCCCTCGGCGCGCTCGCGGCCGGCTTCGGCTTTGCCAGCCTGGCCTTTGCACAAGCGTCCACGCCGGCGGCCGAGCCGAAGGCCGCAGCGCTGCCGCAGGTGACGGTGAAGGGCACCGCCGAGCGCACCGGCAAGGAGAGCTACCAGGCGACCACCACGACGGCGGGCAAGGGCAAGCAGGAGCTGCGCGACATCCCGCAATCGCTCACCGTGGTGACCGAGAAGCTGATGGACGACAAGAACTACGACACGCTGAAGTCGGCCATGCACACCGTGACCGGCATCGCCTTCGAAGCGGGCGAGGGCGGCGCGATCGGCGACCTGATCCGCATCCGCGGCTTTTCGGCGCGTGGCGACATCTTCCAGGACGGCATGCGCGACATCGCGCAGTACAACCGCGACACCTTCAATCAGGACCGCATCGAGGTGCTGCGCGGCTCGGCCTCGATGCTCTACGGCCGCGGCTCGACCGGCGGCATCATCAACCAGGTCAGCAAGCAGCCCTTCTTGATGACTGAGCATGAAGTGGCGCTCACGGCGGGCAGCGACGACTACTACCGCCTGACCGGCGACTTCAACCTGAAGACCGGCGAAGACGCGGCGCTGCGCGTCAACGTGATGAAGACCGACGCGAAGAGCTTCCGGGACGGCCCGGAAACCGACCGTCAGGGCATTGCCCCGACCTACCGCTGGGGCATCGGCACCGCCGACGAGTTTTCGGTCGGCTTCTACCACCTCAGCTACGACGACGTGCCCGACTACGGCTTCGGCTGGCTGGACGGCCGCCCGGTGGAAGCGGCGGTCGACCGCTGGTACGGCTACGAGTCCGACTACCAGAAGGACTCGGCCAACTACGGCTTCTTCAGCTGGCTGCACCGCTTCGACAACGGCGGCGAGATCAGGACCACCTACCGTGACGGCCGCTACAAGCGCGACCTGTGGGCCACGACCTCGCGCTTCCAGGCAGTCGCGGTGAACCCGGCGCTTCCGCTCGCCTGCTCCTACCCACAAGGCACCGCGACCATCTCGCAGACGTCCTACTCCGACGCCAGCGTGGTCTGCCGCGGCAACCAGACACGCGCGGCCAAGGACCGCCATCGCTTCCTGCAGACCGACTACTCGGGCAAGGCGAACTGGTTCGGCCTGCAGCACAACCTGCTCGCCGGGGCCGAGTACGCCCGGGAAGAGACGACCACCTACACCTACTCGTTCCCGGCCGGCAACCCCAAGACCAACACCACCTGGGGCGCGGTCGGGCCGTACGCCGGTGTGCCGGACACGCGTGTCAAGGCCAGGGCCAACGACTTCACCTCGGACACCGTCGGCCTCTACGCGCAGGACACACTCCAGCTGGCACCCCAATGGAAACTGATCGGCGGGCTGCGCTTCGACCACTTCTCGGGCGACTATGAGCGCGCCAACGGCGGCCCGCTGTCCCGCACCGACAACATGTGGAGCCACCGGATCGGCGCGATCTATCAGCCGGACCTGTATTCCAGCTACTACGTGTCCTACGGCACCTCGTTCAATGCGTCGGGCGATCTCTACCAATTCGACGACCGCACCGCGAACACCGCCCCCGAGAAGAGCCGCAACTTCGAAATCGGCGCCAAGTGGGACCTCTACGACGGCAACCTGTCGCTGCGCTCCTCGCTGTTCCGTACCGAGAAGTACAACGAGCGCAACACCGACGCCGCCGAGGCCGGCCCCGACAACTACCTGCTCAACGGCAAGCGCCACACCGACGGCATCGAGTTCGAAGCCGCCGGCCGGCCGCTGCCCGCCCTCGAAATCTTCGGCGGCGTGGCCTACATGCGGGGCAACATCGACAAGGCGGGCCAGAACAACGCCGCGTCGGTGGGCATGGACAGCGGCCTGACGCCGCGTTGGACCGGCAACGTCTGGGCCACCTACCGCCTGACCCCAAAATGGCGCGTGGGCATCGGCGCGGACGGCATGAGCGACCGCAAGCCGGCACAAGGCGAGACCGCGCTGAACGTGGCGCCCGGCTATGTGAAGGCCGACGCCATGGTCGAGTACGTGACCGGCCCGTACACCGTCAAACTGAACGTCATGAACCTGACCGACAAGGTGTATGCCGACGGCATCTACCGCGGCCACGTGGTGCCGGGCACGACCCGCAGCGCCCAGCTGACCCTGGCGGCCAAGTTCTGA
- a CDS encoding DJ-1/PfpI family protein has product MAKKILMLVGDFVEDYETMVPFQALTMVGHLVHAACPDKKAGDWVMTAVHDFDGYQTYSEKPGHRFALNASFDEIDPEDYDALVVPGGRSPEYLRMNPKVIACVQHFAKAGKPIASICHGPQLLAAAGVLRGKRVSAYPACAAEVELAGGSYASIEVNQAVTDGQLVTAPAWPAHPAWLAQFLAVLGTRIEV; this is encoded by the coding sequence ATGGCAAAGAAGATCCTCATGCTCGTCGGCGATTTCGTCGAGGACTACGAGACCATGGTGCCCTTCCAGGCGCTCACGATGGTCGGCCACCTGGTACACGCGGCGTGCCCCGACAAGAAGGCCGGCGACTGGGTGATGACCGCAGTGCACGACTTCGACGGCTACCAGACCTACTCCGAGAAGCCCGGCCACCGCTTCGCACTCAACGCCAGCTTCGACGAGATCGACCCCGAGGACTACGACGCGCTGGTCGTGCCGGGCGGGCGCTCGCCCGAATACCTGCGCATGAACCCCAAGGTCATCGCCTGCGTGCAGCACTTCGCCAAGGCCGGCAAGCCGATCGCGTCGATCTGCCACGGCCCTCAGCTGCTGGCAGCCGCAGGCGTGCTGCGCGGCAAGCGCGTGTCGGCCTACCCTGCTTGTGCGGCCGAGGTCGAACTGGCCGGCGGCAGCTATGCGTCGATTGAAGTGAACCAGGCTGTCACCGACGGCCAGCTGGTCACCGCGCCGGCCTGGCCCGCCCACCCCGCGTGGCTAGCGCAGTTCCTCGCGGTGCTCGGAACGCGGATCGAGGTGTGA
- a CDS encoding DUF2846 domain-containing protein — protein sequence MRVGAIKAALAAVTFAVLSGCASLPSPEVMKAEAATFQLPKLPEEGKAIVYVVRPSILGTMIRFNVFVDDQEAASEMGFTRGSQYIYFNLKPGTHRIYSKAENWAETEVKANAGDIIFLQQEPAMGVMMARNNLFTLPEFEGKYHVKTLKVGTIHKTDK from the coding sequence ATGAGAGTCGGAGCAATCAAGGCGGCACTGGCCGCCGTCACCTTTGCCGTGCTGTCGGGTTGCGCAAGCTTGCCCTCCCCTGAAGTGATGAAGGCGGAAGCGGCCACCTTCCAACTGCCCAAGCTGCCGGAAGAAGGCAAGGCCATTGTTTATGTGGTGCGCCCCTCGATCCTGGGGACCATGATCCGCTTCAACGTCTTCGTCGACGACCAGGAGGCGGCCTCCGAGATGGGGTTCACCCGCGGCTCGCAGTACATCTATTTCAACCTGAAGCCGGGCACCCATCGCATCTACTCGAAGGCCGAGAACTGGGCGGAGACCGAGGTCAAGGCGAACGCCGGCGACATCATCTTCCTGCAGCAGGAACCGGCAATGGGCGTGATGATGGCTCGCAACAACCTCTTCACCTTGCCCGAGTTCGAAGGCAAGTACCACGTGAAGACGCTCAAGGTCGGCACCATCCACAAGACCGACAAGTGA